The following proteins come from a genomic window of Natronosalvus vescus:
- a CDS encoding serpin family protein, whose product METPTRASPPIDRRHVLALTGALVAGMAGCLSGEDDPATDDTGTGNGDSDSIDDTSPPEPDGNGFDDYDVPAFPQLDFVTDPDIDDDALATQIRGNVDFSLTLLAQLRGEAPTQNLFVSPYSVSVALAMTYAGARGETAEAMAEALQFRLEGDDIHAAFGALEAEFARRNEDGESVETPYGADDDENDDTPAFQLATGNALWGQEGYGFREEFLDLLEAYYGAGMQLVDFSGDTDAARETINAWVEERTNDRIEDLLQPGDISSLTRLVLTNAIYFLAPWRHDFDPADTSPGTFTGLDGSETELELMYQSTELPYAEIEGHQLVELPYANQETSMIVILPADGEFEDFEEAFSVDRLATLLEATTVPQVDLTMPKFGIESRFSLLDVMADLGMPLAGDFSGIDGDGGLEISEIIHQSFIEVDEEGTEAAAATAVAMDESAPADHVEMVVDRPFLFYIRDRPTETPLFVGRVIDGETLQEE is encoded by the coding sequence ATGGAGACACCGACTCGTGCGTCACCACCGATTGACCGCCGGCACGTCCTCGCGCTCACCGGCGCGCTCGTCGCCGGGATGGCTGGCTGTCTGAGCGGTGAGGACGATCCAGCCACCGACGATACGGGAACTGGAAACGGCGATAGCGACTCGATCGATGACACCTCGCCGCCTGAACCGGACGGAAACGGCTTCGACGACTACGACGTCCCGGCGTTTCCACAGCTCGATTTCGTGACCGATCCCGACATCGACGACGACGCGCTGGCGACCCAGATCAGGGGGAACGTCGACTTTTCGCTGACGCTGCTGGCACAACTCCGCGGGGAGGCACCGACCCAGAACCTCTTCGTCTCGCCGTACAGCGTCTCCGTCGCCTTGGCGATGACCTACGCCGGCGCCCGCGGGGAGACCGCCGAAGCGATGGCCGAGGCCCTGCAATTCCGCCTCGAGGGCGACGACATCCACGCCGCTTTCGGTGCGCTCGAGGCGGAGTTCGCCCGCCGAAACGAAGACGGCGAATCGGTCGAGACGCCGTACGGTGCCGACGATGACGAAAACGACGACACGCCGGCGTTCCAACTCGCCACCGGAAACGCCCTGTGGGGCCAGGAGGGGTACGGGTTTCGCGAGGAGTTCCTCGACCTGCTCGAGGCATACTACGGAGCCGGGATGCAACTCGTGGACTTTTCGGGGGATACCGACGCCGCCCGAGAGACGATCAACGCGTGGGTCGAGGAGCGGACGAACGACCGGATCGAGGATTTGTTGCAACCGGGGGACATCTCCAGTCTCACCAGGCTCGTGTTGACCAACGCCATCTACTTCCTCGCGCCGTGGCGTCACGACTTCGATCCCGCCGATACGTCTCCCGGGACGTTCACGGGTCTCGACGGCTCCGAAACCGAACTCGAGCTCATGTACCAGTCGACCGAGCTCCCGTACGCCGAAATCGAGGGGCACCAGCTCGTCGAGCTCCCCTACGCCAACCAGGAGACCAGCATGATCGTGATTCTCCCCGCCGACGGCGAGTTCGAGGACTTCGAGGAAGCGTTTTCCGTCGACCGGCTGGCGACGCTGCTCGAAGCGACGACAGTTCCTCAGGTCGATCTCACCATGCCGAAATTCGGCATCGAGTCGCGGTTCAGCCTGCTCGACGTCATGGCAGACCTCGGGATGCCGCTCGCGGGGGATTTCAGCGGAATCGACGGCGACGGCGGGCTCGAGATCAGCGAGATCATCCACCAGAGCTTCATCGAGGTCGACGAGGAGGGTACCGAAGCCGCGGCGGCGACGGCAGTCGCGATGGACGAGAGCGCGCCAGCCGATCACGTCGAGATGGTCGTCGACCGGCCGTTCCTGTTCTACATCCGTGATCGGCCGACCGAGACGCCGCTGTTCGTCGGGCGTGTGATCGACGGGGAGACGCTGCAAGAAGAGTAA
- a CDS encoding OBG GTPase family GTP-binding protein — protein MGLEEEIDAIEEEIANTPYNKSTEAHVGRLKSKLAEKKEKLQNQSSAGGGTGYSVEKTGDATVALVGFPSVGKSSMLNSLTNAESETGEYEFTTLDVNPGMCKHRGANIQMLDVPGLIEGAAIGKGDGKQVLSVVRNADLILFVLSVFEIEQYDRLQEELYDINIRVDKEPPRVTVRPKIKDGIKITSSADQDLDEDTIKEVLRDQGYVNADLNLGEKVDIDRLIDGLMENREYIPSITCVNKVDLITPEYKETVDEQLRERGLDPEEVTFISAEEEKGLEALKDRMWDNLDLIRVYMDKPGRGVDYEEPLVIQAGSTIEEAVEKLGGEMKERFRFARVSGPSATHDQQQVGDQHVLEDEDVLKLILRR, from the coding sequence ATGGGGCTCGAGGAGGAGATCGATGCAATCGAAGAAGAGATCGCCAATACGCCCTACAACAAGTCGACAGAGGCCCACGTCGGCCGGCTAAAGTCCAAACTCGCGGAGAAAAAGGAGAAACTCCAGAATCAGTCCTCGGCCGGCGGTGGAACCGGCTACTCCGTCGAAAAAACCGGCGATGCGACAGTTGCCCTCGTCGGCTTTCCGAGCGTCGGCAAGTCGTCGATGCTGAACTCGCTGACGAACGCCGAAAGCGAAACTGGCGAGTACGAGTTTACCACGCTCGACGTGAACCCGGGGATGTGCAAACACCGCGGAGCGAACATCCAGATGCTCGACGTCCCCGGGCTGATCGAAGGGGCAGCGATCGGCAAAGGCGACGGCAAACAGGTGCTCTCGGTCGTCCGAAACGCCGACCTCATCCTCTTCGTCCTCTCGGTGTTCGAAATCGAACAGTACGACCGCCTCCAGGAAGAGCTGTACGACATCAACATCCGGGTCGACAAAGAGCCGCCGCGGGTAACCGTCCGCCCGAAGATCAAAGACGGGATCAAGATCACCTCGAGCGCCGACCAGGATCTCGACGAGGACACGATCAAGGAGGTGCTGCGCGATCAGGGGTACGTCAACGCCGACCTCAATCTGGGAGAGAAGGTCGACATCGACCGGCTCATCGACGGACTCATGGAGAACCGGGAGTACATCCCGTCGATCACCTGCGTCAACAAGGTCGATCTGATCACCCCCGAGTACAAGGAGACCGTCGACGAACAGCTACGCGAGCGCGGTCTCGACCCCGAGGAGGTGACGTTCATCAGCGCCGAAGAGGAGAAGGGGCTCGAGGCGCTGAAAGATCGGATGTGGGACAACCTCGACCTGATCCGGGTCTACATGGACAAGCCGGGACGCGGTGTCGATTACGAGGAACCGCTGGTGATCCAGGCAGGGTCGACGATCGAGGAGGCCGTCGAGAAACTCGGCGGCGAGATGAAAGAGCGGTTCCGGTTCGCCCGCGTTTCGGGGCCCAGTGCCACTCACGACCAGCAACAGGTCGGCGACCAGCACGTGCTCGAGGACGAAGACGTGCTCAAGCTGATTTTACGTCGGTAG
- a CDS encoding DUF7344 domain-containing protein → MDHTTSDASSTSKTLESEGAPTPEAVLLAVANDQRRAILRLLNDADEQAMAVSELANVVAEHTLDGEPPTDADRRRVHTALHHIHLPKLEDSGLVAYDSETNRVRDVTGELGQELLTVIAPHEGDEHYNGHEHK, encoded by the coding sequence ATGGATCACACGACGAGTGATGCGTCTTCGACGAGCAAGACTCTTGAAAGCGAGGGCGCACCCACTCCCGAAGCAGTGCTCCTCGCGGTAGCTAACGACCAGCGACGGGCGATTCTTCGGTTACTGAACGACGCAGACGAGCAAGCCATGGCGGTTTCCGAACTCGCAAACGTCGTTGCCGAACATACGTTAGATGGGGAACCCCCAACCGACGCCGATCGACGACGTGTCCACACGGCACTCCACCATATCCATCTACCGAAACTGGAAGACTCCGGGTTGGTCGCGTACGATTCCGAAACGAACCGGGTTCGAGACGTGACCGGAGAACTGGGGCAGGAACTGTTAACGGTGATTGCCCCGCACGAAGGCGACGAGCACTATAACGGGCACGAGCACAAGTGA
- a CDS encoding helix-turn-helix domain-containing protein, whose protein sequence is MSVIVEFQIPSADFELGRILHVEGVTSIELETLVPIGEATVPLFWIHNTTRHSFLENVQRHPAVNDASEVDVFEDRALFTLDWDANHDHVFRAIRETDGQLLSAIGTPDVWEFELRFPNHDALSEFTSHCEDAQVSLEATRVYNPTKPDAGPWYSLSKPQREAITLAVQNGYYDIPRGCTTKELADELEISDQAVTERLRRAIVALVSYTIIPPKTED, encoded by the coding sequence ATGAGCGTAATCGTCGAATTCCAGATTCCATCTGCTGACTTCGAACTTGGACGGATCCTTCACGTGGAAGGGGTCACCTCCATCGAACTCGAAACGCTCGTTCCGATCGGCGAAGCCACCGTTCCGCTGTTCTGGATTCACAACACCACGCGCCACTCGTTTCTCGAGAACGTCCAGCGGCATCCGGCAGTCAACGACGCGTCGGAAGTGGACGTATTCGAGGATCGAGCGCTCTTTACCCTCGATTGGGATGCGAACCACGACCACGTCTTTCGAGCGATCAGAGAGACGGATGGTCAGCTCCTGAGTGCCATCGGCACTCCCGACGTCTGGGAGTTCGAATTGCGATTTCCCAACCACGATGCACTCAGCGAGTTTACGTCACACTGTGAAGACGCACAGGTCTCGTTGGAGGCCACGCGGGTGTATAACCCGACGAAACCCGACGCTGGCCCGTGGTACAGTTTGAGCAAGCCCCAGCGCGAAGCGATTACGCTCGCCGTCCAGAACGGCTACTACGACATTCCCAGAGGCTGTACGACGAAGGAACTCGCGGACGAACTCGAGATTTCCGATCAAGCCGTGACGGAACGACTCCGCCGAGCGATTGTCGCCCTCGTTTCCTACACAATCATCCCTCCCAAGACGGAGGACTAA
- a CDS encoding helix-turn-helix domain-containing protein: MATVMEFTSPADEFPLGTVFENLPAVSVELERLIPHETLIIPYFWVRGAEAEDIEAAFEAHAGVINIELIDSVDDEYLLRAEWEETYFGLLSALASANIAVLSGVGTNDGWRFEVRGENREAVSEFRTICQNHDIPIEITAVHELLPVQGDGYELTETQREALVLAYERGYFDSPREASLEEVATELGITQQSLSSRLRRGHRRLIAGTLIR; encoded by the coding sequence ATGGCTACCGTGATGGAGTTTACGAGTCCGGCGGACGAGTTCCCGCTGGGGACGGTCTTCGAAAACCTACCGGCGGTATCGGTCGAACTGGAACGACTCATCCCACACGAGACCTTAATCATCCCGTACTTCTGGGTGCGCGGCGCGGAGGCCGAGGATATCGAAGCCGCGTTCGAAGCACACGCCGGGGTGATCAACATCGAACTCATCGACAGCGTCGACGACGAGTATCTCCTGCGTGCGGAGTGGGAGGAGACGTATTTTGGCCTTCTGAGTGCCCTCGCCAGCGCTAACATCGCCGTCCTTTCCGGGGTCGGGACGAACGACGGCTGGCGGTTCGAGGTTCGCGGGGAGAATCGCGAGGCGGTCAGCGAGTTTCGAACGATCTGTCAGAACCACGATATTCCTATCGAGATCACTGCCGTACACGAGTTGCTCCCAGTTCAGGGCGATGGGTACGAACTGACTGAGACCCAGCGAGAAGCGCTGGTGTTGGCCTACGAACGTGGGTACTTCGATTCACCACGCGAGGCGTCACTCGAGGAAGTCGCTACGGAACTCGGCATCACCCAGCAGTCGCTGTCGTCCCGACTCAGACGTGGGCACAGACGGCTCATCGCCGGGACGCTCATCCGCTGA
- a CDS encoding HalOD1 output domain-containing protein — protein sequence MESLEYQQDSKTYRAQYDQDTTTASMAVVATVTNALGVDPLELNPLHDIIDTDAVNELLRDRNLPNGFVHLSFRFAGCDISVSGDGVVTATPSELDGGANVDTGATHV from the coding sequence TTGGAGTCGCTCGAGTATCAGCAGGACTCGAAGACGTATCGGGCCCAGTACGACCAGGACACGACAACCGCCAGTATGGCTGTCGTCGCGACAGTGACGAACGCCCTGGGGGTGGATCCGCTCGAACTGAATCCGCTTCACGACATCATCGACACTGATGCAGTAAATGAGTTGCTACGGGATCGAAACCTGCCGAACGGGTTCGTCCACCTCTCGTTTAGGTTCGCAGGGTGCGATATCTCGGTCTCAGGCGACGGCGTCGTGACAGCCACCCCTTCCGAACTGGACGGGGGCGCCAACGTGGACACAGGGGCCACACACGTATGA
- a CDS encoding DUF7539 family protein, with translation MATDADDRQLVVRAQSHLDEWTNRARTAAYNELFEGDESILTDDDVQRLDALDSALERQGGDGVWGTDRYGIHTAGVTDSDMPLGVVCVYHPQITADSVLQGGTGLDDETEERLNAALWEYSERVATRIEDYLEAFLGRIQD, from the coding sequence ATGGCTACGGACGCAGACGACCGACAACTGGTCGTACGAGCACAATCGCACCTGGATGAATGGACGAACAGGGCTCGAACGGCGGCATACAATGAACTGTTCGAGGGGGACGAATCAATTCTCACCGACGACGACGTGCAGCGTCTCGACGCACTCGACTCAGCACTGGAACGACAGGGCGGCGACGGCGTCTGGGGAACCGACCGGTACGGCATTCACACGGCCGGTGTCACCGATTCGGACATGCCACTTGGGGTCGTCTGTGTGTACCACCCACAGATTACCGCCGACTCAGTTCTCCAGGGCGGAACGGGGCTCGACGATGAAACCGAAGAGCGACTCAACGCCGCGCTCTGGGAATACAGCGAACGCGTCGCAACCCGCATCGAGGACTACCTCGAGGCATTTCTCGGTCGAATCCAGGACTGA
- a CDS encoding tRNA(Ile)(2)-agmatinylcytidine synthase: MTVVGLDDTDSRERGMCTTYVATEIAAALSERDDVTVDRLVLVRLNPAVRYKTRGNAALAIHIEDDPDVAFSVARDVLEKRSETADERTNPGLVVADHDPDAVPDRVRSFAMDAIREQLTIEDAVTVATDSGYRHWGLGNGRGRIGALAAIGAWAALEDWTYEYISYREPARWGTPRAVDEESVFTAADRGYPTVWDTIDRGEGETVCVPHTPGPILHGIRGDDPEVVRTVANTIESEPVDGRQLFVTNQGTDVHLRNHGSLRFASEPIDGRAYRLEGWVASEPATRRGGHVFFELAGEPPAVGDGAKGSNTPIDETATGTSPRLTCAAFEPTKRFRDRVRSLHVGDRITACGEVSGGTLKLEKFAVRDLVRTERVTPTCSSCGRRMKSAGRNQGYRCRDCGTSAEEKVDRRLERDLEIGWYEVPPCARRHIAKPLVRGGFDGPTHPER, translated from the coding sequence ATGACCGTCGTCGGGCTGGACGATACGGATTCCCGCGAGCGCGGGATGTGTACGACCTACGTCGCGACAGAGATCGCCGCCGCGCTCAGCGAACGAGACGACGTCACCGTCGACCGACTGGTACTCGTCCGGCTCAATCCGGCCGTCCGGTACAAGACGCGAGGGAACGCCGCCCTGGCGATCCACATCGAGGACGATCCCGACGTGGCGTTTTCGGTGGCAAGAGACGTCCTCGAGAAGCGATCGGAAACCGCCGACGAGCGGACGAATCCAGGACTCGTCGTCGCCGATCACGACCCCGACGCAGTACCCGATCGGGTTCGGTCGTTCGCTATGGACGCCATCCGCGAGCAGTTGACGATCGAGGACGCCGTCACCGTCGCGACCGACAGCGGGTACCGCCACTGGGGGCTCGGAAACGGCCGCGGCCGCATCGGCGCGCTCGCGGCCATCGGTGCCTGGGCCGCGCTCGAGGATTGGACCTACGAGTACATCTCCTATCGCGAGCCAGCGCGGTGGGGCACCCCTCGAGCCGTCGACGAGGAGAGCGTCTTCACGGCGGCCGATCGCGGCTATCCGACGGTCTGGGATACAATCGACCGTGGCGAGGGAGAGACCGTCTGCGTGCCACACACGCCCGGGCCGATTTTACACGGCATCCGCGGCGACGACCCCGAGGTCGTTCGGACGGTGGCCAACACGATCGAAAGCGAACCGGTCGACGGACGACAGCTGTTCGTGACGAACCAGGGTACCGACGTCCATCTGCGCAACCACGGCTCGCTACGATTTGCGTCGGAACCCATCGACGGCCGCGCCTACCGACTCGAGGGGTGGGTCGCCAGCGAACCGGCAACCCGTCGCGGCGGCCACGTCTTTTTCGAGCTTGCGGGCGAGCCACCGGCCGTTGGGGACGGAGCCAAGGGCTCGAACACCCCAATTGACGAGACGGCTACCGGAACGAGCCCCCGACTCACGTGTGCCGCCTTCGAGCCCACCAAACGGTTTCGCGACCGCGTCCGGTCGCTGCACGTCGGTGATCGGATCACCGCCTGTGGGGAGGTATCGGGAGGGACGCTCAAACTCGAGAAATTCGCCGTTCGCGACCTCGTCCGTACGGAGCGGGTGACTCCCACCTGTTCGTCGTGTGGCCGTCGCATGAAAAGCGCTGGCCGGAATCAGGGCTATCGCTGTCGAGACTGTGGAACCAGCGCCGAGGAGAAGGTCGACCGTCGGCTCGAGCGTGACCTCGAGATCGGCTGGTACGAGGTGCCGCCGTGTGCCCGCCGCCACATCGCGAAACCCCTGGTTCGCGGGGGATTCGACGGGCCGACCCACCCCGAACGCTAG
- a CDS encoding transcriptional regulator has product MSRSALVGNVTAMLEDAGFTVSDRCAIRPKSFDIAARRGTDLVLVKILGNVDAFNQETGHEMRRLGTYLEATPLVIGLRSRDEDLKPDVVYFRHGVPVFSPDTAYNLFIEGVPPLIYAAPGGLYVNIDGDLLADERESREWSLGRLANELGVSRRTVSKYEDGMNASIEVAMALEDLFNAPLTSPVDVFDGADSVYDRETPPEEPDADPDDEEVVAVLTRAGYRVHPTLRSPFKAVSQDEDDDEDVVLTGHSQFTKAAEKRARIMSSIGHVTHTQSVYVVDRAKQDAVDGTALVEREELEALDDAAELRKVIRERAEREEAA; this is encoded by the coding sequence ATGTCCCGATCCGCACTGGTCGGCAACGTCACCGCGATGCTCGAGGACGCAGGCTTTACGGTGAGTGACCGGTGTGCGATTCGCCCAAAGAGCTTCGACATCGCTGCCCGCCGCGGTACGGATCTGGTTCTCGTCAAGATTCTGGGCAACGTCGACGCCTTCAACCAGGAAACCGGCCACGAGATGCGACGACTCGGCACTTACCTCGAGGCAACGCCACTGGTCATCGGTCTCCGCAGTCGCGACGAGGATCTAAAACCGGACGTGGTGTACTTCCGCCACGGCGTCCCCGTGTTCAGCCCCGATACGGCGTACAACCTGTTCATCGAGGGCGTACCACCACTGATCTACGCCGCGCCTGGCGGCCTCTACGTCAACATCGACGGCGACTTGCTGGCCGACGAGCGTGAGTCCCGGGAGTGGAGTCTCGGTCGGCTGGCGAACGAACTCGGCGTCTCCCGCCGGACGGTCTCGAAGTACGAAGACGGCATGAACGCCTCCATCGAGGTGGCGATGGCGCTCGAGGATCTGTTCAACGCGCCGCTGACGAGCCCCGTCGACGTGTTCGACGGCGCCGATTCGGTGTACGACCGAGAGACCCCGCCGGAGGAACCGGACGCCGACCCGGACGACGAGGAAGTCGTCGCGGTGTTGACCCGAGCGGGCTATCGCGTCCACCCGACGCTTCGTTCGCCGTTCAAAGCCGTCAGCCAGGACGAAGACGACGACGAGGACGTCGTCCTCACCGGTCACTCCCAGTTCACCAAGGCCGCCGAGAAACGCGCCAGGATCATGAGTTCGATCGGACACGTAACGCACACGCAGTCCGTCTACGTCGTCGACCGGGCCAAACAGGACGCCGTCGACGGTACCGCGCTCGTCGAACGCGAGGAACTCGAGGCGCTGGACGACGCCGCCGAACTCCGGAAGGTCATCCGCGAGCGTGCCGAGCGAGAAGAGGCGGCCTGA